GTGAGCAGCCCGGCCACGGCCACGCTAGGCCACAGACGGCCGGTGCGGAGGCGAAAGGAATGGGCGCGGCGCGGTATCAAGCTCGTAGGCTAGAGCGGGGAAGAATGGACCTGTTGCGCTAATGGTTTTTTATAAAGAGGTAAGTGGTTACCCCACCATCGCCCTGGAAAGAAATAGAGCTGGAATTTTGCAGCGCGTAACCTTCTCGATAAAGGTTTTCAATTACTTTAAAATAGCCCTCACTGACGGCAGTCATGTTTTTATCAAGCGATAGGCCTTTGCTGTCAATCGCAACTCTTTCGGTCTTTCCTTCTCCCCTGGTAATAAAAAGAACCGCCGAGGTTCTGTAATCCTGGATGCGGACCACTACAATATCGGCCGGAGGAGCGGTCTGCGCCCGCAAGGGGCTAGCCAGTGCCAGCAGGCAGGCGCACAAAAGAAGAAGTTTTTTCATGCCGGCTAAGGTTAGCTAACAACCAGCCACCTAGCGCAGCAAATCCTGCTTGCGGTGGGCGTCGAGGGCGAGCAGGGCAAACACCAGGATGGTGAACGACCACAGCGACGAGCCGCCGTAGCTGAAAAACGGCAGCGGAATGCCTACCACCGGCATCAGGCCCATCGTCATGCCCAGGTTCACGGTGAAGTGCACGAACAGGATGCTGGCCGCGCAGTAGCCGTAGGTGCGCCCAAATACCGATTTCTGGCGCTCGGCCACCAGCAGAATGCGCCACAACAAGGTGATGTATAAGCTGATGAGCACCAAGCAGCCCGTCCAGCCCCACTCCTCGCCCACGGTGCAGAAAATGAAGTCGGTGCTCTGCTCGGGCACGAAGTCGAACTTGGTCTGGGTGCCGTTGAGGAAGCCCTTGCCGAACCAGCCGCCCGAGCCGAGGGCGATTTTGCTCTGCGTCACGTTCCAGCCCTTGCCCAGCGGGTCTTTGCCGGGGTCGATGAGCATCTCGATGCGCTGCCGCTGGTGGGCCTGCAACACGTGGTTGAAGAAGAAATCGACGCCGAACACCATCCCGATTACCAGCGCCCAGGCACTAATACTGAGTGGCAAATGGTGGCGCCACAGGCGCGAGTTGAGCGCAAAAGCAACCAGCAGCACTACTGTAAAGCCGCCCACCAGCCACAGCTTGGGCACTAGCAGGGCTAGCAGCAGAATAACGCCGCCCGCCGCCAGCAGCAGCAGAATAATCGGCGACATGCCTTCGCGGAAATACGCCAGCAGCAGCGCCGCAAATACGAGCGCCTGCCCCGTCTCATTCGAGGCCAGAATGAGGGCTACCGGCAGCAGCGTGAGGCCGGCCAGCACGGCCTGGTCGCGCCAGTTCTGGTTGCGCAGGTTGATGCCGGCCATGAAGCGGGAGGCAGCCAGCGCCGTCGTAAACTTGGCAAACTCGGCCGGCTGCAGGCGCACCGGCCCAAACTCGAGCCACGAGCGCGAGCCCGCAATGGGCCGCGCAATCACCAGCGTCACGAGCAGCAGCGCTATCATGCCGCCGTAGAGCACGTAGGCCAGCGTGTCATACGCTTTATAATCAACTACTAGCAAGATAACAATGAGCACGGCCGCCGTGCCTATCCACAGCAGCTGCTTAAACCAGTTGAAGGCCATCAGCTCCGAAAAGCTGAGCGCGGTGAGGGGGTGCGGCGGCGCATCGGGCGAGTAGCTGGCCGCGTACACGGCCACCCAGCCCAGGCCCACCAGCACCAGGTAAAGCAGCAACAGCGGCCAGTCGAGGCTGCGCGAAGAACGGGTGGTAACGGGGGACATTTCAGAAGCTTTCCGCAAAGGTCGGGTTTTGGGAACGGACTAGCCAGCTTATGCGCTGCCTTGTTGCGGACGCGCCCGCTCGGCAGCCAGCACCAGCAGCAAATCCGGATAGTTTTGCGGAGGGTGGGCCGTTGCTACGCGCCAAATAGTAGCCAGGTCCAACCCAAAATATTCGTGCGAGATGCGGTTGCGCATCCGGTACATCTGCGACCAGAGCAGCTGAGGATAAAGCTGTTGCACCGCAACGGGCACTTTTTTGGCGGCTTCGCCAATGACTTCGAGGTTGCGAATCACGCCATCCACGACTAGCTCATTAGCGCAAAAACCGGCAAAATCCAGCCCGGCGCAGTAGCGGCCAATGCGCTCCATTGCTTCCTGCATGTCCTCCCAAAACAGTAAGTACGCACGTGCGGCCATACACTCGGCCCTACTCGACGTAGCGCGTTTCGGCCAGAATCTTCGTCCGCAGCTGCGCTTTGAGCGCGTCTATACTCACCAAATCGACTCGCCGCTGCAGGGCGTTTTCCAACATCTCTTCCAGCTCAAAAAACTCCCAGCCCAGCGGCTGAGCCAGTTCCACCAGCACATCCACGTCGCTATCCGGGCGGGCCTGCCCCGTGGCAAACGACCCGAAGTACCCTAGCCGGCGCACGTGAAACTGCCGGGCTAGCAGGGGCTGCAAGGCGCGCAAGGTGGCTTCAAGCTGCTGGGCGGTAGTAGTCATAAAGCGAAGATAAGCACGCTGTTTAGTGGCGACGTTTGGTGAGGTCGCCGTACATCACCCAGTCTTCCCAGCGCTTGCGGCTGGGGGCTACTTTGCCGCGCAGGTATTTTTCCATCATCAGGCCGGCGGTGGGAGCGGCGGCGGTGCCGCCGAAGCCGGCATTTTCGATAAACACGGCGATGGCGATTTTGGGGTCGTTGGCGGGGGCGAAGGCGGCGAAGGTAGAGTGGTCGAAGCCGTGCGCGTTTTGCACGGTACCGGTTTTGCCGGCCACCGAAATGCCATACTGCGCCAGGCTGGCGAAAGAGCCGGTGCCGCCGCGCCCATCCACTACCTGCTGCATACCGGGAATGAGGTATTTGAAAAGCGTGGTATCGACGGCCGTGTAGTGGCGCGCCCGAAACTCGGGCAGCGGCTGGCCGCTAGCCCCCACGCTGCGCACAAAATGCGGCGTGATGTACCAGCCCCGGTTGCCAATGGTAGCCAGCACATTCGCCATTTGCAGGCCGGTGATGCCGATTTCGCCCTGCCCGATGCTGAGCGAGTACACCGTCTTGAAATTCCAGTGGTGGTAGCCGCGCAGCTGGTCGTAGAACTCGGGCGACGGGATGAGGCCGCGCTTTTCGTGGCCCATGTCCACGCCCAGCTTTTCGCCCAGCCCGAAGGTTTTCACCATCTTTTGCCACTGCCCGAGGCCTAGCCGGGCATCCTCAAACTTATTGGGCGACTGCTCGCGCACCACGGCGGCGCGCATTACCTGGTAGAAATAGGGGTTACAGCTCTGCTTAATGGCAATATTGACGTTGCTCGGGTACTCGTGCTGGTGGGTGCAGTGCACGAGGTGCTGGTCGCAGGGGAAGCCAGTGGCCGGCGTGACCACCCCCATTTGCATAGCTACCAACTCATTAACCAGTTTAAACACCGAGCCGGGCGGGAAGGTCGCCATCAGCGGGCGGTCGAAGAGCGGGCGGTCGGGGTTGCGCAGTAGGTCCATGTAGCGGTTGCCTGAGCCCTTGCCGGTCAGCAGCTGCGGCTCGTAGTGCGGGGCCGACACGAAGCAGAGGATTTCGCCGGTTTTGGGGTCGAGCGCCACTATCCAGCCCCGGCGACCGGCCAGCAGCTTTTCGCCGTAGGCTTGCAGGCCCGAGTCGATGCTGAGGTGCAAATCCTGCCCCGCCTGCGAGAGCGTGTCAAACTGCCCGCCCCGAAACGCGCCTTTGTCGAGGCCGCGCACGTTCACGAGCCGGTACTGCACGCCGCGCCGGCCCATCAGGATGGGCTCGTAGTACGATTCGAGGCCCGAGATACCCACGTTTTCGCCCGGCGAATAGTGGGCGTACTTGGGGCTTTCGAGCAGCTTGGGCGTGATGGAGCCCACGTAGCCGAGGGCGTGGGCCAGGTTTTGGGTGCGGTAGGCCCTAGCCATGCGCGCCTGCACCCGGAAGCCCGGAAAGTTTATCAGGTTGTCGTTGATAGACGCCAATTCGGGCGTGCTCAGGTTTTGGATGAGCGGCGAGGGGCGCACCCGCGAGTACACTTTGGCGGCGCGCAGGCCGAGCCGCAGGTCTTCAAGCGGCATCTGCATGAGCTGACAAAACCGGGCCGAGTCGAGGTGCTTTACCTCGCGGGGCACCACCATCAGGTCGTAGACGGGCGTGTTGGATACCAGCAGCGAGTCGTGGCGGTCGTAGATGAGGCCCCGAAAGGGCACCTGCACCTGCCGCTGCAAGGTATTGCGGTCGGCCGCCGTCTTGTACGAGTCATCCAGCACCTGCAAGTAAAACAGCCGACTGGCAAACAGCAGCCCTACGAGCGTAAAAATCGCCAGCACCACGTAGCGCCGGCCTTCCAGGTATTGCATAGGGTAAAGTTACGACTGCCTAAACCGGGACCGGGCTAAAATCATTCGCAGCGTCGAGCTTAAAAAGGCGGCGCGCTCGCCCCCCTAGCCGCCACGACGCAAAAAGCCCGCTGGCACTCGGCCAGCGGGCTTTATCAGGTCGGTAGCGCTACGTATTAGTTCAGCGAAGCCGAGTGCGCCTTCATAATCTGGCGAGCCTGGGCGAGGTTCGTGTCCTTGGAGTTGACGGCCAGGTAGATAAACTTATCGCCGGTGGGCGACAGCTTGAGCAGGTGCAGCTGGTCGGTGAGCGTGAGCAGAATGTCCTGCAGGGTCTGGTTGAGTTTCAGCGCCTGAATAGCCTTCAGCTTGGACTTTACTACCTCCGTGTTGTAGGCAGCGGCTGTCTCGATGTCGAAGTCGGCAATGTTGGCGTGCGAAGCCAGCGGCATACCGGTTTCAGTTTCTACTACGGCCACGGCTACGAGAGTAGGCAATTCCGACTTGATGCCGTCAACGGTTTGTTTAGGAGTTAACATGAAAAGAGAAAAAAAAGGGAAGGAGGAAAAATAATTTTTTATGTTACGTATGACTAGGAGGTAGCTCGCCGCACCACTTCTTTTAGGATGCCCAGGTTGGCATCAGCCAGGCGCACAGCTACAAAGCAGTGCCACTGGCCGTCAACCGCCGGGCGCACGTGGTGCAGCTGGTCATCGAGCAGCACCGATATATCGAGCAGCGGCCCACCAAGCCAAGCTCCCGTGGCCAGAGCCTCGTTTATGGTGCGCAGCAGCTTGGTATTGCGTAGGCTAAGCTGGTTGGGATTGTAGCTGGAGCTAGCGGTGTAAGATGCCAGAATGGTCCCGTTCTGGTTTTCTACCACGTAAGCTAGCAGCAGCTCAGGCAGCTCCTGCAGCAGCTTGGCCAGCATCGCCTCGGCCCGGTGGCCGGCGTCGCCGGGTTTGGCTACTACTATTTTTTTTATCTGTAACCGGTTGAAAAAGGGAAAATTCATTCGTCAGGAAGCGTGTAGAGCCCCAGGCAGCTGATGGATTCCAGCGCGGGCAGTGCGCCAGGCCCTGACCTGAGATAAGCAGCTGCTACCCGCCAGGCCGCGCGGGCCAGGGGCTTGGCTGGCGCGCCCCAAGCGGCAGGCGCTGGTAGAAGAAACACGGCCGGCGGCTCTCTACGGCTGTTTTATACCGGTCGTGTTTCATTGATTACCTAACTTTTATTATCAGGGCTTAGAATTGCCACCAATGGTGTTTTTTGGGCCGGTCGGTGCGCGGCAGCAGCGTCACGTTCTGTACGCCCCGCCCAGTTACCTGTACCATTTCTTCGGTATAGCCCCCGTAGCCAAATTGCAGCTGGGTAGCTTTGTGTGCAGGCACAGCTAAGGTGTATTTGCCTTGCGCATCGGTGCTCACGCCCCGGCCGCTGAGTTTGTCAATAATAGTAGCACCAATCAGCGGGCGGCCATTCTCGTCCAAAATACGGCCGTTTACGGTGGTCAGACTGTTGCTTTCGAGCACACTGGCTGCCTCGTCGGCTACCGGGGCAGCTGCCACCGGGGCTTCGATGACAGCCGGCATGCCTACCGTGGGGTGCAGCGCCGAAGTATTGGCCGCAAACACGGCGCCGCTCACTAGGATGCCTACGGCCAGCAGTGCGCCGGCCCGCTGCCGGAAACGAGCGGGCTCGGTCCGAATCAGGTGCAGTTGGTTTTGCAGCCAGCCTACGGGGCGCACGTCGTGCCCGCCGGCCTGCAGCGCATGAAAGCGCTGAAATGTTTCGCCGCCTTTAGTCGGATTAGCTTTCAGGTACGCATCGACTAGCTCGGTATTCGTGCCTGATAAGTCGCCTCGCAGGTACGCATCGCGGTAGCCGGGCAAAAGCTCGCCGGTAGCCGGATGAAAAGGGTTGGTAGTTATCGCCATGTTTTTAGAAGGAAAGAAGTAGAGAGGTAGAGAGCAGCGGCGGAAAGGCTAGTGATAACTAATAGAGGCGTAACTAAGACAAGACGAGCAACTGAGCGGAAACCAGAATATTATCGGACAAGCAGTGAGCAAAACCACCCCCTTCGGTGTAGGCCCTGCTAGCGGCCTTAGATGAATAAGCCAAAATCCTGGCTAGACGACGCAGGCGGCGGGTTTAAATAAAACTCCCTCCTCTCGGCGCTGCTGCCAGTTACCGCTCCGGCTACCTTGCGCCGCTAAAAGTGCCCGCCGCCGGGCTCAATCCTTTATAAATACCATTCGCGTTTACCTCGTCGGCGGGTTGCCACGCTTGCCTGCTAGCAGGCGGGCCGGCGCTCCGGCCGGCCGCCCCCCAGCCAGTACCTTTGTAGTTTACTTGCCTGCTTATGCCGCCGCTCGCCACACCCACTGCCAATACTGCCTTCACCGGTCTCATCTCGGTGGTTGCGCCGCTCTATAATGAGATGGACACCGTGGCCCAGCTCGTGCACCGCGTGGCGGCCGTGATGCAGCAGCACCACTACGACTACGAGCTGATACTGGTGAACGACGGCAGCACCGACCGCAGCTGGCAGCTCATGCAGGAACTGGCTAGCCACGACCGCCACCTGGTGGCCATCGACCTGGCCGGCAACTACGGCCAGACGCTGAGTTTGCGCGCCGGCTTTGCCCAGGCGCGCGGCGAGGTGATTATCGCGATGGATGGCGACTTGCAGCACGACCCGGCGTATATCCCGCAGTTTATCAGCCTCATCAACGAGGGCTACGACATGGTGGGCGGCGCCAAGGCCAAGCGGCCCGAGGGGCCGATTGCCACGGCGCTAGCCACCACGGCGCACGGCATCATCCGGCGCTTGTCGGGGGTGCAGCTGCGCTACTTTGGGGCTACCTACAAGGCGTATCGAAGCTACCTGGTGAAGCATGTGGAGATGCTCGGCGATGCGCACCGCTTTCTGGGGGCGCTGGTGGCGCGCAAGAACCTGCGCTACTGCGAGTTCCCGATTGAGATTCACGAGCGGCAGTTTGGCCAGAGCAACTACAAGATTAGCAAGCTCTTCTACGTTATTCTGGACCTGTTTATTCTGCGGTTTTTTATCGTGCACTCGCGCAAGCCGTTCCGGCTGTTTGGGCTAGCGGGGCTGCTGAGCCTGCTCACGGGCGGGGTGCTGGCGGGGCAGTTTTTGATTCGCTCCATCTTCTTTGGGCTCAATATTGAAGCTCACTACCCGCTTGAATTTATTTTCAGCCTGTTCCTGATAATGGCCGGCATTTTTCTGCTCTGCTTCGGCGTGCTGGCCGAGATTGGAATGTATAACTACTATTCGCGGCGCGCGCGCAAGCCCTACGTGGTGCGGCACCTGGCCACCTCGGCTGCCCACGAGCCGGTGCGGGAGTCTCGTTAGGTATCGAACCTGCATCCAGCGCCGCAGAGGCTCCTATACTACCCGCCGTACTACGTTGAAAAAGCTCATTATCAACTGCGACGACTTCGGCTGGGATGCGCCCGCTACCCAAGCCATTCTGGAGCTGGGCGCGGCCGGGCAGGTGAGCAGCACCACCGTGATGGCCAATTTTGCCCCCGCCGCCGACCTGCGCGCGCTGGCCCGGCTGGCCTCCCCCACCCTCTCGGTGGGCCTGCACCTGACCCTGAACGCCGGCCAGCCGCTGAGCGCCGCCTCGGCCGTGCCCTCGCTGGTGGACGATAAAGGGCAGTTTTACGCTTCCAGCCAGCTGTGGCAGCGCTACCTGCGCGGGCAGGTGCGCCGCGAAGAAATAAAGCAGGAAGTAGCCGCCCAGCTGCGCCGCCTGGCCGCTGCCGGGCTAGCCCCCACCCACGCCGACAGCCACCAGCACCTGCACCAATACCCGCTGCTGGGGCCGGCGCTGCTGGGCATCCTGCGCGAGTTGGGCGTGCGCCGGGTGCGCCGCCTTACGGCCACCGGGCGCCTCGACGGGCGCGGACTGGTGCTGCAAGTTTTTGCCGCGAGCAGCCAGCTAGCCCTGCGCGGCTTTGCCACGCCGGGCGCGCTGGTGAGCACGTTTTCGACCGAGGCGGCCAGCGCCGCGGGCTTTCGGCGCGGGGTGGCGGCGGCGTTTCGGCAGGCTAGCGTGGTCGAGTTTATGAGCCACCCGGGGCTGAGCGAGCGCCCCGGCTCGCCGCTGATGCGGGTGCCGGAATATGAATTTTGGCGCGGCGGTGCGGCTAGCGAAATCCTGCGCGAGCTGGGTGGCGAGCTGGTGAGCTACGCAGAAGTATAGAATTATTTTCTAATTCATTTTTCAATCAAGTTTCACCTGCTACATTCACGGCCAGTAATCCCAGCTACTGCCTTGTTTACCGCATGAAATTACTGCTACTCGCTGCTGCGCTGCTGACACTGCCCAGCCGCCCGGCCATCGCTCAACGTGCGCCGCTTACTGCGCCGCTAGACAGTGCTGCGCTACTACACCAGCTTTTCAAGCACGAGCGACGCATCGGGCTGCTTGGATTGGGGGCCACCACTGGCGTGAGAAGCGGCTTAACTGCATTGCACGACCCAAGCAAAACACGTCAACTTATTGGCGGACTAGCGATAGGAGCGAATAGCGGTTTACTGGTAATGCTGGGGATAAATCTAATAAAATTCAGCCGTCGGCGCGAACGGGAAGCTATTGAGCAGCTTCAACAACACCAACCGCTGCGACCATATGTACAAAAGAGCTATGCGCTAGCCTTGCTGAAAGCAACAGTGCCGCACCATTAGTCAGGCCGCACCCGCTCTACTTTTACTAGCGCGCCCACCAGCGATACCAGGGCTGTGATGACGTAAAACAGCACGCTCACGCTCACCGCCACCGGTGCACTCAACGCAAAAGCCTGGGCACCGTACAGAAACGTGAGCTCGCGCGCGCCCAGCCCGCCCACCGTGAGCGGCAGCACCGCCGCGATGCTCGACGCCAGAAATACCAGCAGGTAGGGCAGCACCGGCCCATTAGCCGCCCCCAGCGCCGCCAGCAGCGCCCAGGCGCACAGCACCTGCGCACCCTGCACGCCCAGCGCCTCCCAGGAGGTGCGTCCGAAGGCCGAACGAAACTCGCCAAAGCCCCAGCGGCCCAGCACATAGCTCAGCGCCAGCCCTAGCGGGATGAGCGCCAGCGGCACGGCGCGCCACCACGCGGGCAGGGCCAGCGCGCCCGCCGCACGCAGCTCGATGGCGGGCACCACGGCCAGCAGCGCCAGCAATAGCACCAGCAGGGCTAACATGCCGCTGAGTCTATCGAGCAGCAAGGCCCGAAAAATGAGGCCGCGCCGCCCCGGAAACTCCTTGCCCAGCAGATATACCTTGTAGCCGTCGCCGCCGATGCCGCCGGGCAAAAACAGGTTGTAGAACATGCCCAGCCAGTACAAGCGCAGGTTGTAGCGCTCGGTGAGCTGAATGCCGACGGCCCGAAAAAACGTGTTGAGCCGCACCGAGGAGATGAGCTTCGAGAGCGTGAACAGCGCCGCCGCCAGAACTAGCCAGCCCGGCCGGGCCTGGCGCAGGGTGCGGCCCAGGGCGGGCAGGTCGAGGTGGCGGGCCACCAGCCACAGGGCCGCCGCCATAAAGGCCAGCTTGGCCAGCAGCGCGAAGGAGCGCCGCCAGGCCGGCGCGGCGGGGGCCGGCGCATCGTCGTCGCTAGCCCTCATGGCAGGTCAAACTCAACTACCCGGAACGCGATATTGCGGTCGATAACAAACCTATCGAGGGTGCGGTAGTGCAGGCCAGCGAGGCTGCGCTCATCGGCCACGTAGAGGGTGTGGGGGCGCAAGGGCAACGGGGCAAACGTGAGCGTCTGGCCCCGCTCGCGGGCAATGTAGAAGGCCTCGACGTTGTCGAGCAGCTCGCCCGCCGGGTACAGCACCAGCGGGCGGCCCTTAGTTTCGCGGCCCACCCGAATAGCCTCGGTGCGGTATGGCACCTCGGGCGAAGTCTGCATCCGGGCCGGGAAAATAAAGATATCGAACGCCAGCCGCAGCACCAGCAGGTAGTAGCCCAGCGCCAGCAGGCGGTAGTCGGCCAGCCGCCAGAACAGGTAAGCCCCAGGGCTAGCGGCACAAACAGCGCCAGGCTGAGCAGCCCCGAATCGGGCACGCCGCGCAACACGGCCAGCTCATCCGTTGGCATCAGGCCCAGCGCGGCGGCCAGCCGCAGCAGGGGTGGCGCCAATACTAGGATGGCGCTGGCCACCAACAGCCCCAGCAACAGGCCATCGAGCAGCCGAATGGCGACGGGCTGCGCCGGCCAGTACTTAGCATACAGCGCAATGACCACCGTCAGGCCCAGCGGCACCAGCATAAAGAGATAGCGCGGAATGGTAGCCGGCGACAACCAATACACCGGCAGAATGGCCAGAAACAGCAGCGCGTTGTAGCGCAAAAACGGCTGCCCGGCAACGATACGGCGCGTCCC
The genomic region above belongs to Hymenobacter sp. BRD128 and contains:
- a CDS encoding glycosyltransferase family 2 protein; translation: MPPLATPTANTAFTGLISVVAPLYNEMDTVAQLVHRVAAVMQQHHYDYELILVNDGSTDRSWQLMQELASHDRHLVAIDLAGNYGQTLSLRAGFAQARGEVIIAMDGDLQHDPAYIPQFISLINEGYDMVGGAKAKRPEGPIATALATTAHGIIRRLSGVQLRYFGATYKAYRSYLVKHVEMLGDAHRFLGALVARKNLRYCEFPIEIHERQFGQSNYKISKLFYVILDLFILRFFIVHSRKPFRLFGLAGLLSLLTGGVLAGQFLIRSIFFGLNIEAHYPLEFIFSLFLIMAGIFLLCFGVLAEIGMYNYYSRRARKPYVVRHLATSAAHEPVRESR
- a CDS encoding lysylphosphatidylglycerol synthase transmembrane domain-containing protein, which produces MRASDDDAPAPAAPAWRRSFALLAKLAFMAAALWLVARHLDLPALGRTLRQARPGWLVLAAALFTLSKLISSVRLNTFFRAVGIQLTERYNLRLYWLGMFYNLFLPGGIGGDGYKVYLLGKEFPGRRGLIFRALLLDRLSGMLALLVLLLALLAVVPAIELRAAGALALPAWWRAVPLALIPLGLALSYVLGRWGFGEFRSAFGRTSWEALGVQGAQVLCAWALLAALGAANGPVLPYLLVFLASSIAAVLPLTVGGLGARELTFLYGAQAFALSAPVAVSVSVLFYVITALVSLVGALVKVERVRPD
- a CDS encoding carbohydrate deacetylase, whose protein sequence is MKKLIINCDDFGWDAPATQAILELGAAGQVSSTTVMANFAPAADLRALARLASPTLSVGLHLTLNAGQPLSAASAVPSLVDDKGQFYASSQLWQRYLRGQVRREEIKQEVAAQLRRLAAAGLAPTHADSHQHLHQYPLLGPALLGILRELGVRRVRRLTATGRLDGRGLVLQVFAASSQLALRGFATPGALVSTFSTEAASAAGFRRGVAAAFRQASVVEFMSHPGLSERPGSPLMRVPEYEFWRGGAASEILRELGGELVSYAEV
- a CDS encoding nucleotidyltransferase family protein, with the protein product MTTTAQQLEATLRALQPLLARQFHVRRLGYFGSFATGQARPDSDVDVLVELAQPLGWEFFELEEMLENALQRRVDLVSIDALKAQLRTKILAETRYVE
- a CDS encoding carboxypeptidase-like regulatory domain-containing protein encodes the protein MAITTNPFHPATGELLPGYRDAYLRGDLSGTNTELVDAYLKANPTKGGETFQRFHALQAGGHDVRPVGWLQNQLHLIRTEPARFRQRAGALLAVGILVSGAVFAANTSALHPTVGMPAVIEAPVAAAPVADEAASVLESNSLTTVNGRILDENGRPLIGATIIDKLSGRGVSTDAQGKYTLAVPAHKATQLQFGYGGYTEEMVQVTGRGVQNVTLLPRTDRPKKHHWWQF
- a CDS encoding DUF86 domain-containing protein, encoding MAARAYLLFWEDMQEAMERIGRYCAGLDFAGFCANELVVDGVIRNLEVIGEAAKKVPVAVQQLYPQLLWSQMYRMRNRISHEYFGLDLATIWRVATAHPPQNYPDLLLVLAAERARPQQGSA
- a CDS encoding penicillin-binding transpeptidase domain-containing protein, whose product is MQYLEGRRYVVLAIFTLVGLLFASRLFYLQVLDDSYKTAADRNTLQRQVQVPFRGLIYDRHDSLLVSNTPVYDLMVVPREVKHLDSARFCQLMQMPLEDLRLGLRAAKVYSRVRPSPLIQNLSTPELASINDNLINFPGFRVQARMARAYRTQNLAHALGYVGSITPKLLESPKYAHYSPGENVGISGLESYYEPILMGRRGVQYRLVNVRGLDKGAFRGGQFDTLSQAGQDLHLSIDSGLQAYGEKLLAGRRGWIVALDPKTGEILCFVSAPHYEPQLLTGKGSGNRYMDLLRNPDRPLFDRPLMATFPPGSVFKLVNELVAMQMGVVTPATGFPCDQHLVHCTHQHEYPSNVNIAIKQSCNPYFYQVMRAAVVREQSPNKFEDARLGLGQWQKMVKTFGLGEKLGVDMGHEKRGLIPSPEFYDQLRGYHHWNFKTVYSLSIGQGEIGITGLQMANVLATIGNRGWYITPHFVRSVGASGQPLPEFRARHYTAVDTTLFKYLIPGMQQVVDGRGGTGSFASLAQYGISVAGKTGTVQNAHGFDHSTFAAFAPANDPKIAIAVFIENAGFGGTAAAPTAGLMMEKYLRGKVAPSRKRWEDWVMYGDLTKRRH
- the rodA gene encoding rod shape-determining protein RodA, which codes for MSPVTTRSSRSLDWPLLLLYLVLVGLGWVAVYAASYSPDAPPHPLTALSFSELMAFNWFKQLLWIGTAAVLIVILLVVDYKAYDTLAYVLYGGMIALLLVTLVIARPIAGSRSWLEFGPVRLQPAEFAKFTTALAASRFMAGINLRNQNWRDQAVLAGLTLLPVALILASNETGQALVFAALLLAYFREGMSPIILLLLAAGGVILLLALLVPKLWLVGGFTVVLLVAFALNSRLWRHHLPLSISAWALVIGMVFGVDFFFNHVLQAHQRQRIEMLIDPGKDPLGKGWNVTQSKIALGSGGWFGKGFLNGTQTKFDFVPEQSTDFIFCTVGEEWGWTGCLVLISLYITLLWRILLVAERQKSVFGRTYGYCAASILFVHFTVNLGMTMGLMPVVGIPLPFFSYGGSSLWSFTILVFALLALDAHRKQDLLR